A stretch of Gossypium hirsutum isolate 1008001.06 chromosome A06, Gossypium_hirsutum_v2.1, whole genome shotgun sequence DNA encodes these proteins:
- the LOC107962306 gene encoding type IV inositol polyphosphate 5-phosphatase 3 isoform X11 — protein MAMKQGSKPRPELFWPRVVMRKLLNINPRDSDYSADTDDGDDIGSDSETEEFFDCGNGIGSRFRGIREEDPQPDLNDCLPRLRRRNSETFRAQYISTKELRICVGTWNVGGTVPPDDLDIDDWIDIDEPADIYVFGFQEIVPLNAGNIFGAEDNRPVPKWENIIRETLDRIQPANTKVKCYSDPSSPTKFKPFDDVPNLEEEIILESESDIGEEIYPLDEDPNGFDEVDNSSGKNSVLRSYGVSYFNDVVELDAPLEQGLQRQISSSKSLNGLNCLQMEDFYEDAGDSIRLQNRKFTRTLSGIAENRKLTRMLSGTERIGLSWPEPPLNFLPQNVLERPGSFKPRKSFRAIKSFKTYNSFKSINDMCHMVSAIALLAELDLESLMKRKRRSSYVRIVSKQMVGIFLTIWVRRSLRRHIQNLKVSTVGVGVMGYIGNKGSISVSMSIYQTLFCFICTHLTSGEKDGDELKRNADVHEILRRTRFHSLSAIGLPKRIHDHERIIWMGDLNYRINLPYDKVRDLISKEEWSKLIERDQLVGELQKGHSFDGWSEGALNFAPTYKYELNSEKYYGEDPKAGRRTPAWCDRILSYGKGLRQLMYRRTELKLSDHRPVTAIYMAEVEVFCPKKLQRALNYTDAEIENEEVVAEVIAY, from the exons ATGG CTATGAAACAAGGCTCAAAGCCCCGGCCGGAG CTTTTTTGGCCTCGAGTTGTCATGCGTAAGTTGCTCAATATCAATCCCAGAGATTCCGATTACAGTGCCGACACcgatgatggagatgacattggTTCGGATTCTGAAACCGAAG AATTTTTTGATTGTGGCAATGGCATTGGCTCAAGGTTTAGAGGGATTAGAGAGGAGGATCCTCAGCCTGATCTAAATG ATTGTCTTCCAAGATTAAGGAGACGGAATTCAGAGACTTTTAGGGCACAATACATAAGCACAAAGGAATTAAG AATATGCGTCGGTACCTGGAATGTTGGTGGAACGGTTCCACCTGATGACCTAGATATTGATGATTGGATAGATATCGATGAACCTGCTGACATCTATGTGTTTGG TTTTCAGGAGATAGTACCCTTAAATGCTGGGAATATTTTTGGTGCTGAAGATAATCGTCCTGTTCCAAAGTGGGAAAACATCATTCGTGAAACCCTTGATAGAATTCAGCCTGCAAATACTAAAGTAAAATGCTATAGTGATCCCTCATCTCCAACGAAATTTAAGCCATTTGATGATGTTCCTAATTTAGAGGAGGAGATAATTcttgaaagtgaaagtgatattGGTGAAGAAATTTATCCATTGGATGAAGACCCAAATGGTTTTGATGAAGTTGATAATTCATCCGGAAAAAACAGTGTGCTCAGAAGTTATGGAGTTTCATACTTTAATGATGTTGTTGAACTTGATGCGCCTCTAGAACAGGGTTTACAGAGGCAAATTTCTTCATCTAAGagtttaaatggattgaattgctTGCAGATGGAGGACTTTTATGAAGATGCAGGGGACTCAATTAGgctacaaaatagaaaatttaccaGAACGCTTAGTGGAATTGCAGAAAACAGAAAATTAACCAGAATGCTTAGTGGAACTGAGAGGATTGGTTTGAGCTGGCCAGAGCCTCCACTAAACTTTCTTCCTCAGAATGTTTTGGAGAGACCAGGTTCTTTCAAACCAAGAAAATCTTTTAGAGCAATAAAGTcttttaaaacatataattcCTTCAAGTCTATAAATGATATGTGCCATATGGTATCTGCGATAGCTTTGCTTGCTGAACTTGACCTTGAATCCCTCATGAAGAGGAAAAGAAGATCATCATATGTAAGAATAGTAAGCAAGCAGATGGTAGGAATTTTCCTCACTATATGGGTTCGTAGGAGTTTGCGCAGGCATATTCAGAATCTGAAGGTGTCTACTGTTGGTGTTGGTGTAATGGGTTACATTGGTAACAAG GGATCCATATCGGTCAGCATGTCCATATATCAAACACTTTTCTGTTTTATATGCACTCACCTGACATCAGGTGAAAAAGATGGGGATGAACTTAAAAGAAATGCTGATGTGCATGAAATACTTCGACGAACTCGTTTTCATTCTCTTTCAGCAATTGGACTTCCCAAACGCATCCATGATCACGA AAGAATAATTTGGATGGGTGATCTAAATTACCGTATCAACCTGCCATATGACAAAGTACGTGATCTCATCTCCAAGGAGGAGTGGTCCAAGTTGATTGAGAGGGACCAG CTTGTAGGAGAGCTGCAGAAAGGTCATTCATTTGATGGATGGTCTGAGGGAGCTTTAAATTTTGCGCCAACATACAAATATGAGCTAAATTCAGAGAAATACTATGGAGAAGATCCCAAGGCTGGAAGGCGAACTCCTGCATG GTGTGACCGCATCCTTTCTTATGGGAAGGGACTGAGGCAACTAATGTATAGGAGAACTGAGCTTAAACTTTCTGATCATCGCCCTGTTACAGCCATATATATGGCTGAGGTTGAGGTGTTTTGTCCAAAGAAACTGCAACGTGCTCTCAACTATACTGATGCTGAAATTGAAAATGAAGAAGTTGTGGCAGAGGTTATTGCATATTGA
- the LOC107962306 gene encoding type IV inositol polyphosphate 5-phosphatase 3 isoform X8, whose translation MAMKQGSKPRPELFWPRVVMRKLLNINPRDSDYSADTDDGDDIGSDSETEEFFDCGNGIGSRFRGIREEDPQPDLNDCLPRLRRRNSETFRAQYISTKELRFVAETIFSPFLINRICVGTWNVGGTVPPDDLDIDDWIDIDEPADIYVFGFQEIVPLNAGNIFGAEDNRPVPKWENIIRETLDRIQPANTKVKCYSDPSSPTKFKPFDDVPNLEEEIILESESDIGEEIYPLDEDPNGFDEVDNSSGKNSVLRSYGVSYFNDVVELDAPLEQGLQRQISSSKSLNGLNCLQMEDFYEDAGDSIRLQNRKFTRTLSGIAENRKLTRMLSGTERIGLSWPEPPLNFLPQNVLERPGSFKPRKSFRAIKSFKTYNSFKSINDMCHMVSAIALLAELDLESLMKRKRRSSYVRIVSKQMVGIFLTIWVRRSLRRHIQNLKVSTVGVGVMGYIGNKGSISVSMSIYQTLFCFICTHLTSGEKDGDELKRNADVHEILRRTRFHSLSAIGLPKRIHDHERIIWMGDLNYRINLPYDKVRDLISKEEWSKLIERDQLVGELQKGHSFDGWSEGALNFAPTYKYELNSEKYYGEDPKAGRRTPAWCDRILSYGKGLRQLMYRRTELKLSDHRPVTAIYMAEVEVFCPKKLQRALNYTDAEIENEEVVAEVIAY comes from the exons ATGG CTATGAAACAAGGCTCAAAGCCCCGGCCGGAG CTTTTTTGGCCTCGAGTTGTCATGCGTAAGTTGCTCAATATCAATCCCAGAGATTCCGATTACAGTGCCGACACcgatgatggagatgacattggTTCGGATTCTGAAACCGAAG AATTTTTTGATTGTGGCAATGGCATTGGCTCAAGGTTTAGAGGGATTAGAGAGGAGGATCCTCAGCCTGATCTAAATG ATTGTCTTCCAAGATTAAGGAGACGGAATTCAGAGACTTTTAGGGCACAATACATAAGCACAAAGGAATTAAG GTTTGTTGCTGAAACAATTTTTTCCCCCTTTTTAATTAATAGAATATGCGTCGGTACCTGGAATGTTGGTGGAACGGTTCCACCTGATGACCTAGATATTGATGATTGGATAGATATCGATGAACCTGCTGACATCTATGTGTTTGG TTTTCAGGAGATAGTACCCTTAAATGCTGGGAATATTTTTGGTGCTGAAGATAATCGTCCTGTTCCAAAGTGGGAAAACATCATTCGTGAAACCCTTGATAGAATTCAGCCTGCAAATACTAAAGTAAAATGCTATAGTGATCCCTCATCTCCAACGAAATTTAAGCCATTTGATGATGTTCCTAATTTAGAGGAGGAGATAATTcttgaaagtgaaagtgatattGGTGAAGAAATTTATCCATTGGATGAAGACCCAAATGGTTTTGATGAAGTTGATAATTCATCCGGAAAAAACAGTGTGCTCAGAAGTTATGGAGTTTCATACTTTAATGATGTTGTTGAACTTGATGCGCCTCTAGAACAGGGTTTACAGAGGCAAATTTCTTCATCTAAGagtttaaatggattgaattgctTGCAGATGGAGGACTTTTATGAAGATGCAGGGGACTCAATTAGgctacaaaatagaaaatttaccaGAACGCTTAGTGGAATTGCAGAAAACAGAAAATTAACCAGAATGCTTAGTGGAACTGAGAGGATTGGTTTGAGCTGGCCAGAGCCTCCACTAAACTTTCTTCCTCAGAATGTTTTGGAGAGACCAGGTTCTTTCAAACCAAGAAAATCTTTTAGAGCAATAAAGTcttttaaaacatataattcCTTCAAGTCTATAAATGATATGTGCCATATGGTATCTGCGATAGCTTTGCTTGCTGAACTTGACCTTGAATCCCTCATGAAGAGGAAAAGAAGATCATCATATGTAAGAATAGTAAGCAAGCAGATGGTAGGAATTTTCCTCACTATATGGGTTCGTAGGAGTTTGCGCAGGCATATTCAGAATCTGAAGGTGTCTACTGTTGGTGTTGGTGTAATGGGTTACATTGGTAACAAG GGATCCATATCGGTCAGCATGTCCATATATCAAACACTTTTCTGTTTTATATGCACTCACCTGACATCAGGTGAAAAAGATGGGGATGAACTTAAAAGAAATGCTGATGTGCATGAAATACTTCGACGAACTCGTTTTCATTCTCTTTCAGCAATTGGACTTCCCAAACGCATCCATGATCACGA AAGAATAATTTGGATGGGTGATCTAAATTACCGTATCAACCTGCCATATGACAAAGTACGTGATCTCATCTCCAAGGAGGAGTGGTCCAAGTTGATTGAGAGGGACCAG CTTGTAGGAGAGCTGCAGAAAGGTCATTCATTTGATGGATGGTCTGAGGGAGCTTTAAATTTTGCGCCAACATACAAATATGAGCTAAATTCAGAGAAATACTATGGAGAAGATCCCAAGGCTGGAAGGCGAACTCCTGCATG GTGTGACCGCATCCTTTCTTATGGGAAGGGACTGAGGCAACTAATGTATAGGAGAACTGAGCTTAAACTTTCTGATCATCGCCCTGTTACAGCCATATATATGGCTGAGGTTGAGGTGTTTTGTCCAAAGAAACTGCAACGTGCTCTCAACTATACTGATGCTGAAATTGAAAATGAAGAAGTTGTGGCAGAGGTTATTGCATATTGA
- the LOC107962306 gene encoding type IV inositol polyphosphate 5-phosphatase 3 isoform X7 — protein sequence MAMKQGSKPRPERSWVEICCFGCSCLQLFWPRVVMRKLLNINPRDSDYSADTDDGDDIGSDSETEEFFDCGNGIGSRFRGIREEDPQPDLNDCLPRLRRRNSETFRAQYISTKELRICVGTWNVGGTVPPDDLDIDDWIDIDEPADIYVFGFQEIVPLNAGNIFGAEDNRPVPKWENIIRETLDRIQPANTKVKCYSDPSSPTKFKPFDDVPNLEEEIILESESDIGEEIYPLDEDPNGFDEVDNSSGKNSVLRSYGVSYFNDVVELDAPLEQGLQRQISSSKSLNGLNCLQMEDFYEDAGDSIRLQNRKFTRTLSGIAENRKLTRMLSGTERIGLSWPEPPLNFLPQNVLERPGSFKPRKSFRAIKSFKTYNSFKSINDMCHMVSAIALLAELDLESLMKRKRRSSYVRIVSKQMVGIFLTIWVRRSLRRHIQNLKVSTVGVGVMGYIGNKGSISVSMSIYQTLFCFICTHLTSGEKDGDELKRNADVHEILRRTRFHSLSAIGLPKRIHDHEIIWMGDLNYRINLPYDKVRDLISKEEWSKLIERDQLVGELQKGHSFDGWSEGALNFAPTYKYELNSEKYYGEDPKAGRRTPAWCDRILSYGKGLRQLMYRRTELKLSDHRPVTAIYMAEVEVFCPKKLQRALNYTDAEIENEEVVAEVIAY from the exons ATGG CTATGAAACAAGGCTCAAAGCCCCGGCCGGAG AGAAGTTGGGTTGAAATCTGCTGTTTTGGTTGCTCCTGCCTACAGCTTTTTTGGCCTCGAGTTGTCATGCGTAAGTTGCTCAATATCAATCCCAGAGATTCCGATTACAGTGCCGACACcgatgatggagatgacattggTTCGGATTCTGAAACCGAAG AATTTTTTGATTGTGGCAATGGCATTGGCTCAAGGTTTAGAGGGATTAGAGAGGAGGATCCTCAGCCTGATCTAAATG ATTGTCTTCCAAGATTAAGGAGACGGAATTCAGAGACTTTTAGGGCACAATACATAAGCACAAAGGAATTAAG AATATGCGTCGGTACCTGGAATGTTGGTGGAACGGTTCCACCTGATGACCTAGATATTGATGATTGGATAGATATCGATGAACCTGCTGACATCTATGTGTTTGG TTTTCAGGAGATAGTACCCTTAAATGCTGGGAATATTTTTGGTGCTGAAGATAATCGTCCTGTTCCAAAGTGGGAAAACATCATTCGTGAAACCCTTGATAGAATTCAGCCTGCAAATACTAAAGTAAAATGCTATAGTGATCCCTCATCTCCAACGAAATTTAAGCCATTTGATGATGTTCCTAATTTAGAGGAGGAGATAATTcttgaaagtgaaagtgatattGGTGAAGAAATTTATCCATTGGATGAAGACCCAAATGGTTTTGATGAAGTTGATAATTCATCCGGAAAAAACAGTGTGCTCAGAAGTTATGGAGTTTCATACTTTAATGATGTTGTTGAACTTGATGCGCCTCTAGAACAGGGTTTACAGAGGCAAATTTCTTCATCTAAGagtttaaatggattgaattgctTGCAGATGGAGGACTTTTATGAAGATGCAGGGGACTCAATTAGgctacaaaatagaaaatttaccaGAACGCTTAGTGGAATTGCAGAAAACAGAAAATTAACCAGAATGCTTAGTGGAACTGAGAGGATTGGTTTGAGCTGGCCAGAGCCTCCACTAAACTTTCTTCCTCAGAATGTTTTGGAGAGACCAGGTTCTTTCAAACCAAGAAAATCTTTTAGAGCAATAAAGTcttttaaaacatataattcCTTCAAGTCTATAAATGATATGTGCCATATGGTATCTGCGATAGCTTTGCTTGCTGAACTTGACCTTGAATCCCTCATGAAGAGGAAAAGAAGATCATCATATGTAAGAATAGTAAGCAAGCAGATGGTAGGAATTTTCCTCACTATATGGGTTCGTAGGAGTTTGCGCAGGCATATTCAGAATCTGAAGGTGTCTACTGTTGGTGTTGGTGTAATGGGTTACATTGGTAACAAG GGATCCATATCGGTCAGCATGTCCATATATCAAACACTTTTCTGTTTTATATGCACTCACCTGACATCAGGTGAAAAAGATGGGGATGAACTTAAAAGAAATGCTGATGTGCATGAAATACTTCGACGAACTCGTTTTCATTCTCTTTCAGCAATTGGACTTCCCAAACGCATCCATGATCACGA AATAATTTGGATGGGTGATCTAAATTACCGTATCAACCTGCCATATGACAAAGTACGTGATCTCATCTCCAAGGAGGAGTGGTCCAAGTTGATTGAGAGGGACCAG CTTGTAGGAGAGCTGCAGAAAGGTCATTCATTTGATGGATGGTCTGAGGGAGCTTTAAATTTTGCGCCAACATACAAATATGAGCTAAATTCAGAGAAATACTATGGAGAAGATCCCAAGGCTGGAAGGCGAACTCCTGCATG GTGTGACCGCATCCTTTCTTATGGGAAGGGACTGAGGCAACTAATGTATAGGAGAACTGAGCTTAAACTTTCTGATCATCGCCCTGTTACAGCCATATATATGGCTGAGGTTGAGGTGTTTTGTCCAAAGAAACTGCAACGTGCTCTCAACTATACTGATGCTGAAATTGAAAATGAAGAAGTTGTGGCAGAGGTTATTGCATATTGA
- the LOC107962306 gene encoding type IV inositol polyphosphate 5-phosphatase 3 isoform X14, producing the protein MKQGSKPRPELFWPRVVMRKLLNINPRDSDYSADTDDGDDIGSDSETEEFFDCGNGIGSRFRGIREEDPQPDLNDCLPRLRRRNSETFRAQYISTKELRICVGTWNVGGTVPPDDLDIDDWIDIDEPADIYVFGFQEIVPLNAGNIFGAEDNRPVPKWENIIRETLDRIQPANTKVKCYSDPSSPTKFKPFDDVPNLEEEIILESESDIGEEIYPLDEDPNGFDEVDNSSGKNSVLRSYGVSYFNDVVELDAPLEQGLQRQISSSKSLNGLNCLQMEDFYEDAGDSIRLQNRKFTRTLSGIAENRKLTRMLSGTERIGLSWPEPPLNFLPQNVLERPGSFKPRKSFRAIKSFKTYNSFKSINDMCHMVSAIALLAELDLESLMKRKRRSSYVRIVSKQMVGIFLTIWVRRSLRRHIQNLKVSTVGVGVMGYIGNKGSISVSMSIYQTLFCFICTHLTSGEKDGDELKRNADVHEILRRTRFHSLSAIGLPKRIHDHERIIWMGDLNYRINLPYDKVRDLISKEEWSKLIERDQKGHSFDGWSEGALNFAPTYKYELNSEKYYGEDPKAGRRTPAWCDRILSYGKGLRQLMYRRTELKLSDHRPVTAIYMAEVEVFCPKKLQRALNYTDAEIENEEVVAEVIAY; encoded by the exons ATGAAACAAGGCTCAAAGCCCCGGCCGGAG CTTTTTTGGCCTCGAGTTGTCATGCGTAAGTTGCTCAATATCAATCCCAGAGATTCCGATTACAGTGCCGACACcgatgatggagatgacattggTTCGGATTCTGAAACCGAAG AATTTTTTGATTGTGGCAATGGCATTGGCTCAAGGTTTAGAGGGATTAGAGAGGAGGATCCTCAGCCTGATCTAAATG ATTGTCTTCCAAGATTAAGGAGACGGAATTCAGAGACTTTTAGGGCACAATACATAAGCACAAAGGAATTAAG AATATGCGTCGGTACCTGGAATGTTGGTGGAACGGTTCCACCTGATGACCTAGATATTGATGATTGGATAGATATCGATGAACCTGCTGACATCTATGTGTTTGG TTTTCAGGAGATAGTACCCTTAAATGCTGGGAATATTTTTGGTGCTGAAGATAATCGTCCTGTTCCAAAGTGGGAAAACATCATTCGTGAAACCCTTGATAGAATTCAGCCTGCAAATACTAAAGTAAAATGCTATAGTGATCCCTCATCTCCAACGAAATTTAAGCCATTTGATGATGTTCCTAATTTAGAGGAGGAGATAATTcttgaaagtgaaagtgatattGGTGAAGAAATTTATCCATTGGATGAAGACCCAAATGGTTTTGATGAAGTTGATAATTCATCCGGAAAAAACAGTGTGCTCAGAAGTTATGGAGTTTCATACTTTAATGATGTTGTTGAACTTGATGCGCCTCTAGAACAGGGTTTACAGAGGCAAATTTCTTCATCTAAGagtttaaatggattgaattgctTGCAGATGGAGGACTTTTATGAAGATGCAGGGGACTCAATTAGgctacaaaatagaaaatttaccaGAACGCTTAGTGGAATTGCAGAAAACAGAAAATTAACCAGAATGCTTAGTGGAACTGAGAGGATTGGTTTGAGCTGGCCAGAGCCTCCACTAAACTTTCTTCCTCAGAATGTTTTGGAGAGACCAGGTTCTTTCAAACCAAGAAAATCTTTTAGAGCAATAAAGTcttttaaaacatataattcCTTCAAGTCTATAAATGATATGTGCCATATGGTATCTGCGATAGCTTTGCTTGCTGAACTTGACCTTGAATCCCTCATGAAGAGGAAAAGAAGATCATCATATGTAAGAATAGTAAGCAAGCAGATGGTAGGAATTTTCCTCACTATATGGGTTCGTAGGAGTTTGCGCAGGCATATTCAGAATCTGAAGGTGTCTACTGTTGGTGTTGGTGTAATGGGTTACATTGGTAACAAG GGATCCATATCGGTCAGCATGTCCATATATCAAACACTTTTCTGTTTTATATGCACTCACCTGACATCAGGTGAAAAAGATGGGGATGAACTTAAAAGAAATGCTGATGTGCATGAAATACTTCGACGAACTCGTTTTCATTCTCTTTCAGCAATTGGACTTCCCAAACGCATCCATGATCACGA AAGAATAATTTGGATGGGTGATCTAAATTACCGTATCAACCTGCCATATGACAAAGTACGTGATCTCATCTCCAAGGAGGAGTGGTCCAAGTTGATTGAGAGGGACCAG AAAGGTCATTCATTTGATGGATGGTCTGAGGGAGCTTTAAATTTTGCGCCAACATACAAATATGAGCTAAATTCAGAGAAATACTATGGAGAAGATCCCAAGGCTGGAAGGCGAACTCCTGCATG GTGTGACCGCATCCTTTCTTATGGGAAGGGACTGAGGCAACTAATGTATAGGAGAACTGAGCTTAAACTTTCTGATCATCGCCCTGTTACAGCCATATATATGGCTGAGGTTGAGGTGTTTTGTCCAAAGAAACTGCAACGTGCTCTCAACTATACTGATGCTGAAATTGAAAATGAAGAAGTTGTGGCAGAGGTTATTGCATATTGA
- the LOC107962306 gene encoding type IV inositol polyphosphate 5-phosphatase 3 isoform X9 has product MKQGSKPRPELFWPRVVMRKLLNINPRDSDYSADTDDGDDIGSDSETEEFFDCGNGIGSRFRGIREEDPQPDLNDCLPRLRRRNSETFRAQYISTKELRFVAETIFSPFLINRICVGTWNVGGTVPPDDLDIDDWIDIDEPADIYVFGFQEIVPLNAGNIFGAEDNRPVPKWENIIRETLDRIQPANTKVKCYSDPSSPTKFKPFDDVPNLEEEIILESESDIGEEIYPLDEDPNGFDEVDNSSGKNSVLRSYGVSYFNDVVELDAPLEQGLQRQISSSKSLNGLNCLQMEDFYEDAGDSIRLQNRKFTRTLSGIAENRKLTRMLSGTERIGLSWPEPPLNFLPQNVLERPGSFKPRKSFRAIKSFKTYNSFKSINDMCHMVSAIALLAELDLESLMKRKRRSSYVRIVSKQMVGIFLTIWVRRSLRRHIQNLKVSTVGVGVMGYIGNKGSISVSMSIYQTLFCFICTHLTSGEKDGDELKRNADVHEILRRTRFHSLSAIGLPKRIHDHERIIWMGDLNYRINLPYDKVRDLISKEEWSKLIERDQLVGELQKGHSFDGWSEGALNFAPTYKYELNSEKYYGEDPKAGRRTPAWCDRILSYGKGLRQLMYRRTELKLSDHRPVTAIYMAEVEVFCPKKLQRALNYTDAEIENEEVVAEVIAY; this is encoded by the exons ATGAAACAAGGCTCAAAGCCCCGGCCGGAG CTTTTTTGGCCTCGAGTTGTCATGCGTAAGTTGCTCAATATCAATCCCAGAGATTCCGATTACAGTGCCGACACcgatgatggagatgacattggTTCGGATTCTGAAACCGAAG AATTTTTTGATTGTGGCAATGGCATTGGCTCAAGGTTTAGAGGGATTAGAGAGGAGGATCCTCAGCCTGATCTAAATG ATTGTCTTCCAAGATTAAGGAGACGGAATTCAGAGACTTTTAGGGCACAATACATAAGCACAAAGGAATTAAG GTTTGTTGCTGAAACAATTTTTTCCCCCTTTTTAATTAATAGAATATGCGTCGGTACCTGGAATGTTGGTGGAACGGTTCCACCTGATGACCTAGATATTGATGATTGGATAGATATCGATGAACCTGCTGACATCTATGTGTTTGG TTTTCAGGAGATAGTACCCTTAAATGCTGGGAATATTTTTGGTGCTGAAGATAATCGTCCTGTTCCAAAGTGGGAAAACATCATTCGTGAAACCCTTGATAGAATTCAGCCTGCAAATACTAAAGTAAAATGCTATAGTGATCCCTCATCTCCAACGAAATTTAAGCCATTTGATGATGTTCCTAATTTAGAGGAGGAGATAATTcttgaaagtgaaagtgatattGGTGAAGAAATTTATCCATTGGATGAAGACCCAAATGGTTTTGATGAAGTTGATAATTCATCCGGAAAAAACAGTGTGCTCAGAAGTTATGGAGTTTCATACTTTAATGATGTTGTTGAACTTGATGCGCCTCTAGAACAGGGTTTACAGAGGCAAATTTCTTCATCTAAGagtttaaatggattgaattgctTGCAGATGGAGGACTTTTATGAAGATGCAGGGGACTCAATTAGgctacaaaatagaaaatttaccaGAACGCTTAGTGGAATTGCAGAAAACAGAAAATTAACCAGAATGCTTAGTGGAACTGAGAGGATTGGTTTGAGCTGGCCAGAGCCTCCACTAAACTTTCTTCCTCAGAATGTTTTGGAGAGACCAGGTTCTTTCAAACCAAGAAAATCTTTTAGAGCAATAAAGTcttttaaaacatataattcCTTCAAGTCTATAAATGATATGTGCCATATGGTATCTGCGATAGCTTTGCTTGCTGAACTTGACCTTGAATCCCTCATGAAGAGGAAAAGAAGATCATCATATGTAAGAATAGTAAGCAAGCAGATGGTAGGAATTTTCCTCACTATATGGGTTCGTAGGAGTTTGCGCAGGCATATTCAGAATCTGAAGGTGTCTACTGTTGGTGTTGGTGTAATGGGTTACATTGGTAACAAG GGATCCATATCGGTCAGCATGTCCATATATCAAACACTTTTCTGTTTTATATGCACTCACCTGACATCAGGTGAAAAAGATGGGGATGAACTTAAAAGAAATGCTGATGTGCATGAAATACTTCGACGAACTCGTTTTCATTCTCTTTCAGCAATTGGACTTCCCAAACGCATCCATGATCACGA AAGAATAATTTGGATGGGTGATCTAAATTACCGTATCAACCTGCCATATGACAAAGTACGTGATCTCATCTCCAAGGAGGAGTGGTCCAAGTTGATTGAGAGGGACCAG CTTGTAGGAGAGCTGCAGAAAGGTCATTCATTTGATGGATGGTCTGAGGGAGCTTTAAATTTTGCGCCAACATACAAATATGAGCTAAATTCAGAGAAATACTATGGAGAAGATCCCAAGGCTGGAAGGCGAACTCCTGCATG GTGTGACCGCATCCTTTCTTATGGGAAGGGACTGAGGCAACTAATGTATAGGAGAACTGAGCTTAAACTTTCTGATCATCGCCCTGTTACAGCCATATATATGGCTGAGGTTGAGGTGTTTTGTCCAAAGAAACTGCAACGTGCTCTCAACTATACTGATGCTGAAATTGAAAATGAAGAAGTTGTGGCAGAGGTTATTGCATATTGA